From Rutidosis leptorrhynchoides isolate AG116_Rl617_1_P2 chromosome 3, CSIRO_AGI_Rlap_v1, whole genome shotgun sequence, a single genomic window includes:
- the LOC139899720 gene encoding uncharacterized protein: MRVLKSCLNKQDFMWTEEAETAFQDVKRLLKELPTLTAPVAGETLILYMAGSAEAISSVLIAERNGVQMPIYFVSKILQQSEINYPSIEKLILKHPDSSGRLAKWAVELGEYEINFSPRHAVKGQILADFLLETTEKVDYSQNVKSSNCMWELHTDGASSEEGVGAGLVLTSPEGEEHTYALKLCFYASNNEVEYQALLSGLRIASEMGIKHLRAYVDSQIVAQQVNGAFEAKDISMKRYLQLVEKISKNFETLEVV, translated from the exons ATGAGGGTCTTAAAAAGTTGTTTAAACAAACAAGATTTTATGTGGACGGAAGAGGCTGAAACAGCTTTTCAGGATGTTAAGCGACTTTTAAAAGAATTACCTACCTTAACTGCACCAGTAGCAGGAGAAACATTAATTCTATATATGGCAGGGTCGGCGGAAGCCATTAGTTCAGTTTTAATCGCAGAACGGAACGGGGTGCAAATGCCAATATATTTTGTTAGTAAAATATTACAGCAAAGTGAAATCAATTATCCGTCCATCGAAAAATTG ATTTTGAAACATCCAGATTCGTCGGGACGCTTAGCaaaatgggcagttgagttaggagaatATGAAATAAATTTCTCACCACGACATGCAGTTAAAgggcaaattttggcagatttcctttTGGAAACAACCGAGAAAGTAGATTATTCACAAAATGTCAAAAGCAGTAATTGCATGTGGGAGTtgcatactgatggtgcatcaagcGAGGAAGGAGTTGGTGCAGGATTGGTGCTTACCAGCCCAGAAGGCGAAGAACATACATATGCACTTAAGTTATGTTTTTATGCATCTAATAACGAAGTAGAATATCAGGCATTGCTTTCCGGTCTCCGCATAGCGTCTGAGATGGGAATAAAACATTTGCGTGCCTATGTGGATTCTCAGATTGTAGCACAACAAGTTAATGGGGCATTTGAAGCAAAAGATATCTCAATGAAACGATATTTACAGTTGGTTGAGAAGATTTCCAAAAATTTTGAAACTTTGGAAGTTGTGTAA